A genomic window from Schistosoma mansoni, WGS project CABG00000000 data, supercontig 0194, strain Puerto Rico, whole genome shotgun sequence includes:
- a CDS encoding alpha 1,3/4 fucosyltransferase Lewis 1 — protein sequence MCEVFGIVVRNDKYSLKVKLLVSVQIILLIIWLVNIVPSLIQWKINQVDHDRMPETIEVLCSNISITNQSESDLASILHKIYSPISKTSVQKYPLRFSLEENRLEKLYDSLNMNKTVS from the coding sequence ATGTGTGAAGTTTTTGGTATAGTTGTACgaaatgataaatattcattgaaagTCAAATTGTTGGTCAGTGTTCAAATTATTCTGTTGATCATATGGTTGGTCAATATTGTACCAAGTCTCATTCAATGGAAAATCAATCAAGTCGATCATGATAGAATGCCTGAAACAATAGAAGTCTTGTGCAGTAATATATCAATTACAAACCAGTCAGAATCAGATCTTGCTAGTATATTACACAAAATATATTCCCCTATCAGTAAAACATCCGTTCAAAAATACCCATTAAGATTTAGTCTGGAAGAAAATAGACTGGAGAAATTATATGATTCATTAAATATGAATAAGACGGTAAGTTGA